In Beutenbergia cavernae DSM 12333, the DNA window GACCGTGGGGTTCGACGGCGCCTCGTGCGGGGTCTCGCTGTCGATCGGTCAGCAGTCGCCCGAGATCTCCCAGGGGCTCGACAAGTCGTGGGAGCTGCGGCACGACGACACCGGGCACGACGCGTACGACGCGCAGGGCGCCGGCGACCAGGGCCTGATGTTCGGCTACGCCACCGACGAGACGCCGACCCTCATGCCGACGCCGATCGCGCTCGCGCACCGGCTCTCCGAGCGGCTCTCCCACGTGCGCAAGCAGCGCGTCGTCGAGGGCCTGCGGCCCGACGGGAAGACCCAGGTCACGATCGGCTACGACGGCGACGTCCCGGTGCGTCTCGAGACGGTGGTGCTCTCCGCCCAGCACGACCCGGACTTCGAGGAGCGCGACCTGGAGGAGGCGCTGCGCACCCACGTGCTCGCCCCGGTGCTCGAGGGAGCAGCCGACGGGCTCGACACGGGCGACGTCGAGCTGCTCGTGAACCCCACGGGCGCGTTCACGCTCGGTGGGCCCATGGGCGACGCCGGGCTCACGGGGCGGAAGATCATCGTCGACACGTACGGCGGGATGGCCCGGCACGGCGGCGGCGCGTTCTCCGGGAAGGACCCCTCGAAGGTCGACCGCTCCGGCGCGTACGCGATGCGCTGGGTCGCCAAGAACGTCGTGGCGGCCGGGCTCGCCCGCCGGTGCGAGGTGCAGGTGGCGTACGCGATCGGGCGGGCGCACCCCGTCGGCGTCTACGTGGAGACGTTCGGCACCGAGGCCGACGGCGTGAGCGCCGACGCCATCTCGCGGGCGATCCGCACGGTGTTCGACCTGCGGCCCGCGGCGATCATCCACGACCTCGACCTGCTGCGTCCGATCTACTCGCTCACGTCGAACTACGGGCACTTCGGCCGCGAGCTCCCCGAGCTCACGTGGGAGCGCACCGACCGCACGCAGGCCTTGCTCGACGCCGTCTGACGGGCGCTGTGGACGGCGCCCTCGCGGCGTCGGCACCAGACGTCAGGATGGGGTCATGACCGACGAGCGCGTGGTGGCCGTCGTCGTCGACGTCCCGCTGCCGCACCTCGACCGGCCCTTCGACTACACGGTGCCGGCGGAGCTGGCCGACGACGTCGCCCCGGGCGTGCGGGTGAAGGTGCCGTTCGCGGGCCG includes these proteins:
- the metK gene encoding methionine adenosyltransferase translates to MSPTDAGARSLRSFTSESVTEGHPDKVSDLISDTILDAMLDADPDAHVAIETLVTTGLVHVAGEVTTSAYVEIPRLVRDVILGIGYSSSTVGFDGASCGVSLSIGQQSPEISQGLDKSWELRHDDTGHDAYDAQGAGDQGLMFGYATDETPTLMPTPIALAHRLSERLSHVRKQRVVEGLRPDGKTQVTIGYDGDVPVRLETVVLSAQHDPDFEERDLEEALRTHVLAPVLEGAADGLDTGDVELLVNPTGAFTLGGPMGDAGLTGRKIIVDTYGGMARHGGGAFSGKDPSKVDRSGAYAMRWVAKNVVAAGLARRCEVQVAYAIGRAHPVGVYVETFGTEADGVSADAISRAIRTVFDLRPAAIIHDLDLLRPIYSLTSNYGHFGRELPELTWERTDRTQALLDAV